The following are encoded in a window of Nilaparvata lugens isolate BPH chromosome 13, ASM1435652v1, whole genome shotgun sequence genomic DNA:
- the LOC111062978 gene encoding ATP synthase mitochondrial F1 complex assembly factor 1, with translation MSTNFNYKQAVEELKTNPYFDKYSKKIAALQQTSPEDFLSRLETVDKSKKPPSPTKDLDSRPEVCQVGEPKPSSTSFTKTKVLDDVMKIELVEDKSPDEIKDLWLEYHKSKDTIAAVIPPEKFKIILERGEKYQLFLLPLPRKQGYEFIVCQFASNEVHFTPLISYQAHKENAPECLTIIYFPDLEETKGIVLMKGEFDKNVINAMEAQCLANQLHLYYGENNEKRTKLLERFTNDPQSFRHMDLIAEMENLTF, from the coding sequence ATGTCAACGAACTTTAACTACAAGCAAGCTGTGGAGGAACTCAAAACCAACCCGTATTTTGACAAATATTCAAAGAAGATTGCAGCTCTTCAACAGACTTCCCCAGAAGATTTTCTTTCTCGTTTGGAAACCGTGGATAAAAGTAAAAAACCTCCATCACCCACAAAGGATTTAGATTCTAGACCTGAGGTTTGTCAAGTTGGAGAACCAAAACCGTCATCAACATCATTTACTAAAACAAAAGTTCTTGATGATGTCATGAAGATTGAATTAGTTGAAGACAAATCTCCCGACGAAATCAAGGATTTATGGCTGGAGTACCATAAATCTAAGGACACCATAGCCGCTGTGATTCCTCCtgagaaattcaaaattatcttgGAAAGAGGTGAGAAGTATCAGCTATTTTTGTTACCACTACCAAGAAAGCAGGGTTATGAGTTCATAGTTTGCCAGTTTGCTAGCAATGAAGTCCATTTCACACCATTGATCAGCTACCAAGCTCACAAAGAGAACGCTCCTGAATGTTTAACTATAATCTACTTCCCAGATCTTGAAGAAACAAAAGGAATAGTCTTGATGAAAGGAGAATTCGACAAAAATGTGATAAATGCCATGGAGGCGCAGTGTCTAGCAAACCAGCTTCACCTTTACTACGGAGAAAATAACGAGAAAAGAACAAAATTACTGGAGAGATTCACGAATGACCCGCAAAGTTTCAGGCATATGGATTTGATTGCCGAAATGGAAAACCTTACGTTTTAA
- the LOC111058755 gene encoding elongation of very long chain fatty acids protein AAEL008004-like: MSFIVNFVVDTYTDVMENRSDPRVKDWPLMSSPGPTLAIVLVYAFCVKVVGPKLMEKRKPFQLKNTLIIYNLIQVIFSSWLFYEAIVAGWFNGYSFRCQPVDYSTSPKAMRTAAGCWWYFFSKFTEFFDTIFFVMRKKNEQVSRLHVIHHGIMPLSTWFGVKFTPGGHSTFFGMLNTFVHIVMYSYYLLAALGPHMQPYLWWKKYLTTMQMIQFVLVMVHAFQLLFIDCDYPKAFVWWIGLHAIMFYFLFADFYNQTYKKTKVVAGPSKKDDDALTNGSANGKASHAYQQPEKSMEASYTAHDSLKNRAAYVNNQK, from the exons atGTCGTTCATAGTCAACTTTGTTGTAGACACCTACACGGATGTCATGGAGAACAGAAGTG ATCCCAGAGTGAAAGACTGGCCCCTTATGAGCAGTCCAGGACCCACCCTTGCCATAGTGCTTGTCTACGCGTTCTGTGTAAAAGTGGTCGGACCTAAACTCATGGAGAAGAGGAAACCCTTCCAGCTCAAGAACACACTCATCATCTACAACCTTATACAAGTCATATTCAGCTCGTGGCTGTTCTATGAG GCAATCGTAGCCGGTTGGTTCAATGGATACAGTTTCAGGTGCCAACCAGTTGATTACTCAACATCTCCCAAGGCTATGAGG ACGGCAGCTGGATGCTGGTGGTACTTCTTCTCGAAATTCACGGAATTTTTTGATACT ATTTTCTTTGTGATGAGGAAAAAGAACGAGCAGGTGTCTAGGCTGCACGTCATCCATCACGGTATCATGCCCCTCAGCACATGGTTCGGAGTCAAGTTTACTCCAG GTGGCCACAGTACATTCTTCGGTATGTTGAACACTTTTGTGCACATTGTGATGTACTCCTACTACCTTCTGGCAGCACTTGGTCCCCACATGCAGCCGTACCTGTGGTGGAAGAAATACCTTACCACCATGCAAATG ATCCAGTTTGTGTTGGTGATGGTGCACGCCTTCCAGTTGCTCTTCATCGACTGTGATTACCCCAAGGCGTTCGTCTGGTGGATCGGACTCCACGCAATCATGTTCTACTTCCTCTTCGCCGACTTCTACAATCAGACCTACAAGAAGACCAAG GTGGTAGCCGGACCTTCGAAAAAGGACGATGACGCTCTGACAAACGGCTCAGCCAATGGCAAGGCGTCTCACGCCTACCAACAGCCCGAGAAATCCATGGAGGCCAGCTACACCGCTCACGATAGTCTTAAAAACAGGGCGGCCTACGTCAACAACCAGAAATAA